A window of Dromiciops gliroides isolate mDroGli1 chromosome X, mDroGli1.pri, whole genome shotgun sequence contains these coding sequences:
- the LOC122733953 gene encoding transmembrane protein 126A-like: MEHNQENTDRRLTIHEIIARKVKQHPELDSNLLITGSAYAGQNAGFSGLIVDSFFQNILNVTHAHIASALPMAVLPFSSTHITYKSVISLPLSTGDLSCEVCAVIRGGKVGLIIGGLYLAVLAMPINDTLAAKYSLAPLQEKGNLWTYWISVSQPVFRKMVFPIVLQTMFAAYLGTKQYEVLIKALELPEPGFQFQDIQNKSSAQLKE, encoded by the coding sequence ATGGAACATAATCAAGAAAATACAGACAGAAGATTAACAATCCATGAAATCATAGCCAGAAAAGTCAAACAACATCCAGAGCTGGATTCGAATTTACTTATAACTGGATCAGCATATGCTGGACAAAATGCAGGTTTTTCTGGCCTAATAGTGGACAGTTTTTTCCAAAACATCTTAAATGTGACACATGCTCACATAGCATCAGCTTTACCAATGGCTGTTCTCCCATTTTCATCAACCCACATAACTTACAAAAGTGTCATAAGTTTACCTCTGAGCACAGGTGATCTAAGCTGTGAAGTCTGTGCTGTTATAAGAGGTGGAAAGGTTGGTCTGATAATTGGAGGTCTGTACCTTGCTGTTTTGGCCATGCCCATAAATGATACTCTGGCAGCCAAGTACAGCTTGGCTCCACTGCAAGAGAAAGGAAATCTTTGGACCTACTGGATCAGCGTCTCTCAACCTGTCTTTAGAAAGATGGTCTTTCCCATAGTGCTGCAGACTATGTTTGCAGCATACCTTGGTACTAAGCAGTATGAAGTGCTCATAAAAGCACTTGAATTACCTGAACCTGGCTTTCAATTCCAGGACATTCAAAATAAATCAAGTGCACAGCTAAAAGAATaa